A region of the Gammaproteobacteria bacterium genome:
TGACAGCCCAGCGGCATCAGCAGCCGCAGCAGCCACAGCCGGACGAGCGCGGGAACGTCGCTGGCAGAAAAGTTACCAGGGGCAATGTGATGGCGCGGCATGCTGATCTCCTTGGTGATCTGGAAGATCAGTATCACTCGGTAGTGCGTCAAAACATGTCGCGATAGGTGGCAAACGTCAGCCTGTGGTCGCGCCGCCCCCATCGGGTGGGCGCATGTTTCATCATTTCGATCAACGCAGTTCAGTGCTATGTCCGAACGCGCCGCCAGAGTCAGCAAGCGGCCCCGGACGTTTGTGGACTCAGTTCGCAGTGACTGCCCTACCTGCCGTTCGGTGCCCGGTACGCACCGCAAAATTAATGGAAGCATGCCCTTGACAGGCCGCGCCATGAACGTTATGGTGCAACGCAACAAATGCAGAAGAGGCCAAACGGTTTCTTCCAAACCATACCCAGGATGTATAAACCATGGCAACCAATGACAATGTCACACAACTCACTGACCAGGCTCAGGACATCAGCCGCTCCATGTTTGGCGCGTTTCAAGGCGTCGCGGAAGTGCAGATGAATATGCTGCAACGCCTCGGCGGTATTCAGCAGAACCTCATTCAGCAGGCGTATGAAGCCTCAAACGATCAGCTGCAGGTGTTGAGCAAGATTAGCGATCCGCGCGAATTTGCATCCGCGCAGGCTGACCTGGTCAAAACGCACGGACAGCGTTATGCCGACTCCATCAAAGAGGCTATCGAAGTCACTGTCGATGGTTGGGAAGAAGTCGGTAAGCGTGTTGA
Encoded here:
- a CDS encoding phasin family protein → MATNDNVTQLTDQAQDISRSMFGAFQGVAEVQMNMLQRLGGIQQNLIQQAYEASNDQLQVLSKISDPREFASAQADLVKTHGQRYADSIKEAIEVTVDGWEEVGKRVESTTRDVKNKAKKAA